In one Culex quinquefasciatus strain JHB chromosome 2, VPISU_Cqui_1.0_pri_paternal, whole genome shotgun sequence genomic region, the following are encoded:
- the LOC6036344 gene encoding mitochondrial carrier protein Rim2 isoform X2 has translation MSNRERDTFIHLFAGGIAGTAGAVVTCPLEVVKTRLQSSSASFISVPPRIVTDHHGVGKLSSSSCGSNEHLRSNSNSAEHHSRQRVCASTLLSRRRPSILAIPQCGLSTSVQSISIWQCLKHIVQTEGGRALFKGLGPNIVGVAPSRAIYFCAYSKAKNALNTVGIIPANSPLVHIMSASCAGFVSATLTNPIWFVKTRLQLDYNANAKQSVSECVRRIYATQGLTGFYKGITASYVGISETVIHFVIYEALKKKLFLYVFAYLLILIMARVVVRDPHRPRAEIMNSPHLAWGPASTFYVRQAQSCYKLVLCSQKNLFG, from the exons TATCGCAGGTACTGCTGGCGCCGTGGTAACATGCCCGCTGGAAGTGGTCAAAACGCGTCTCCAAAGTTCGTCCGCCTCGTTCATCAGCGTGCCGCCGCGTATCGTGACCGATCATCACGGCGTCGGTAAGTTGTCCTCGTCGTCGTGCGGATCGAACGAGCATCTGCGCAGCAACAGCAACTCCGCCGAGCACCATTCCAGACAGCGGGTATGCGCTAGCACGCTGCTGAGCCGCCGCCGGCCATCG ATCCTCGCCATCCCGCAGTGTGGCCTCTCGACGTCGGTCCAGTCGATCTCGATCTGGCAATGCCTGAAGCACATCGTCCAAACCGAGGGCGGTCGCGCCCTGTTTAAGGGCCTCGGGCCAAACATTGTCGGCGTGGCGCCGTCCCGTGCGATCTACTTTTGTGCGTACTCCAAGGCCAAAAATGCGCTGAACACGGTTGG CATCATCCCGGCCAACTCGCCGCTCGTGCACATCATGAGTGCGTCCTGCGCCGGCTTCGTGTCCGCCACGCTCACCAACCCGATCTGGTTCGTCAAGACGCGCCTCCAGCTGGACTACAACGCCAACGCGAAGCAGTCCGTGTCCGAGTGCGTACGCCGGATCTACGCGACGCAGGGTCTGACCGGGTTCTACAAGGGCATCACCGCCAGCTACGTCGGAATCTCCGAGACGGTCATCCACTTTGTGATCTACGAGGCGCTCAAGAAGAAACTG TTCTTGTATGTGTTCGCTTACTTGCTAATCCTAATCATGGCGAGGGTGGTGGTGCGTGACCCGCACCGTCCCCGCGCCGAAATCATGAACTCACCTCATCTTGCATGGGGCCCCGCTTCAACTTTTTATGTCCGGCAAGCGCAATCTTGCTACAAACTTGTGTTGTGTTcccaaaaaaatctctttggctga